Proteins from a single region of Dyadobacter fanqingshengii:
- a CDS encoding carboxymuconolactone decarboxylase family protein: MAHITLPDESLPGIVGLFNFRPETASSLRWLADTLLRGESPLTSAERELIAAYVSHLNDCKFCHMSHASAAMAHLACDLDQIADIRNGFQEIPVTPKLRALLNIAAKVQKSGKEVSEEDVAAARAEGAIDREIHDTVLIAASFCMFNRYVDGLGTWAPQENEDYRAMGQRMAFQGYIPSVEKVAE, translated from the coding sequence ATGGCGCATATCACATTGCCTGACGAATCACTTCCGGGGATCGTCGGCCTATTCAATTTCCGTCCGGAAACGGCTTCATCGCTTCGCTGGCTTGCAGACACCCTGCTGCGCGGCGAGTCACCGCTCACCAGTGCCGAACGTGAACTCATTGCCGCTTACGTCTCCCATTTGAACGACTGCAAGTTTTGCCACATGTCGCATGCTTCGGCTGCGATGGCGCATTTGGCTTGCGATCTGGACCAAATCGCTGACATCCGAAATGGTTTTCAGGAAATTCCTGTGACGCCAAAACTGCGTGCATTGCTCAATATTGCCGCCAAAGTGCAGAAAAGCGGTAAGGAAGTTTCCGAAGAAGACGTTGCCGCTGCCCGCGCAGAAGGCGCCATCGACCGCGAAATCCATGACACGGTTTTGATTGCCGCATCATTCTGCATGTTCAATCGCTACGTGGATGGGCTGGGCACCTGGGCGCCTCAGGAAAACGAGGATTACCGTGCAATGGGTCAACGTATGGCCTTCCAGGGTTACATTCCTTCGGTTGAAAAAGTAGCTGAATAA
- a CDS encoding carboxymuconolactone decarboxylase family protein, which yields MPHIPLPEHLPGITGLLEYNKETAAPIRELTQFILRGESTLTPGERELIATIVSHNNECKFCTAAHTAAADLLIGDTETCEIMKQDIDATPVSDKMKALLKIARQVQVSGKAVTPEAIATAKDNGATDIEIHDTVLIAALFCLYNRYVDGMATIAPSNPDFYKGLGQRLVDNGYNRLANGYDHLKQQKQPS from the coding sequence ATGCCACATATACCATTGCCGGAACATTTGCCGGGAATAACAGGTCTGCTGGAATACAACAAGGAAACCGCCGCGCCGATCCGCGAACTCACGCAATTTATCCTGAGAGGCGAATCCACATTGACTCCCGGCGAAAGGGAGCTGATCGCGACGATCGTTTCGCACAATAACGAATGTAAGTTTTGCACTGCTGCACACACTGCCGCCGCTGATCTGCTGATAGGCGACACCGAAACCTGCGAAATCATGAAGCAGGACATTGATGCCACGCCGGTAAGCGATAAAATGAAAGCCTTGCTGAAAATAGCCAGGCAAGTTCAGGTGAGCGGAAAAGCCGTAACGCCGGAAGCTATTGCAACTGCCAAAGACAATGGTGCGACGGACATTGAAATTCACGACACAGTGCTGATAGCAGCCCTGTTTTGCCTGTACAACCGCTATGTAGACGGAATGGCCACCATTGCGCCTTCCAATCCTGATTTTTATAAAGGCCTCGGCCAACGCCTGGTAGACAACGGTTACAACAGGCTGGCCAACGGTTACGACCATTTGAAACAACAAAAACAACCCTCATAA
- a CDS encoding TonB-dependent receptor has product MKRTLLLLLSLLCVFFVQSTLAQSTQLSGHIIDNDSQKPLSGVSVSVKGKNTGAVTNSEGLFELKTNIPATLVVSLIGYARQEVEVASAQAINVNLVPSAEELNQVVVTASRVEESILRSPVSIEKMDSRAVQQTPSANYFDGLVNMKSLDMVTSSLTYKQINTRGFNTTGNSRFLQLVDGVDNQPSGLGFAMGNLFGPHDIDVESAELIPGAASALYGPIAFNGMLNTRTKNPFEYQGLSAQTKFGVNHIGDGTDLGAKPMYDLAVRYAKAFNNKFAFKAAASYLKGTDWYANDYTDIDPNTPAANRGPNNPGKNALNIYGDEVAQTIPNIGRVSRTGYEEKDLATYGVYSLKLLGALHYRITDKLEAIYQGNFNQGTAQYTGSNRFVINDFKFIQHRIELKGSNFYIRAYSNQERSTNSYNTRALGQQINRTWVKDLAGNTVTPDKADATWFERYTAAYNGAVASVTGKDHSLARAFADQGRILPGSSEYNTAKDRLIQTRGLAGAGILSECSLRHVEGMYDFSSVLKFINFQVGGNYRKYYLNTGGTLFDDKDKNLTNEEYGVFAQASKSLWKDVLKLTVSGRYDKNENFDGRFTPRASAVISPNENHHFRASYQTGFRNPTIGDQYIKLNVGPIIILGGAPVNSAGLNAYENSVTIASFGAFASAFGADMAKGTPFPQAVANNKDKLVKSNVPYIKSEKVKSYEFGYKGIIAKKLLFDVNYYYSQYTDFMINTVVARAKSDILLPDGKVNPAAAAELLGADRQLFQLYTNAADKVSIQGVSAGLTYSLPKNYKISANATWIDFNIGDADQNNVPAFNTPEWKTNVIFGNSKVTDKIGFNVAWHWQSSFDWYGTFTEMQPGKVKSYNLLDAQVSYRIPSLKTIVKLGASNLTNQYIVQAYGSPAVGGLYYVSLNFDQLFR; this is encoded by the coding sequence ATGAAAAGAACTCTACTTTTATTGCTTTCACTACTCTGCGTGTTTTTCGTGCAAAGCACATTGGCACAATCCACGCAGCTTTCAGGGCACATTATCGACAATGACAGCCAAAAGCCACTTTCGGGTGTTTCCGTTTCTGTAAAGGGCAAGAACACAGGCGCTGTTACGAATTCGGAAGGACTTTTTGAATTGAAAACCAACATCCCCGCCACGCTGGTGGTTTCGCTGATCGGTTATGCGCGTCAGGAAGTGGAAGTAGCTTCTGCTCAGGCAATTAATGTGAATCTTGTGCCTTCGGCAGAAGAACTTAATCAGGTGGTGGTTACAGCGTCGCGGGTGGAAGAGAGCATTCTGCGTTCACCGGTCAGCATTGAAAAAATGGACTCCCGTGCCGTTCAGCAAACGCCATCCGCCAATTATTTTGATGGATTGGTCAATATGAAATCGCTGGATATGGTTACCAGCAGCCTTACTTATAAGCAAATTAACACACGGGGATTCAATACAACGGGCAACAGCCGTTTCCTGCAACTGGTGGACGGCGTTGATAATCAGCCCTCAGGACTCGGTTTTGCGATGGGAAATCTTTTTGGCCCTCATGATATTGACGTAGAAAGCGCAGAACTTATTCCAGGCGCAGCCTCCGCGTTATATGGTCCTATCGCTTTCAACGGCATGCTTAATACACGCACTAAAAATCCATTTGAATATCAGGGGTTAAGCGCGCAAACGAAATTTGGCGTCAACCACATTGGCGACGGAACTGATCTGGGCGCAAAACCAATGTATGACCTGGCTGTTCGTTATGCCAAAGCATTCAACAACAAATTTGCATTTAAGGCAGCCGCATCCTACTTGAAAGGAACAGACTGGTATGCAAACGATTACACCGACATTGACCCCAACACACCAGCAGCAAACCGAGGCCCTAACAACCCCGGCAAAAACGCGCTGAACATTTACGGCGATGAAGTGGCACAAACAATTCCAAACATCGGACGTGTTTCCCGCACAGGTTATGAAGAAAAAGATCTGGCAACTTATGGCGTTTACAGCCTGAAACTGCTCGGCGCATTGCATTACCGCATTACCGACAAGCTGGAAGCCATTTATCAGGGGAATTTCAATCAGGGAACGGCGCAATATACGGGCAGTAACCGCTTCGTAATCAATGATTTCAAATTTATCCAACACAGGATCGAACTGAAAGGAAGCAACTTTTACATTCGCGCTTACTCCAATCAGGAGCGTTCGACAAACTCATATAATACCCGCGCATTGGGTCAGCAGATCAACAGAACCTGGGTAAAAGACCTTGCAGGAAACACAGTTACTCCCGACAAAGCCGATGCAACCTGGTTTGAAAGATATACGGCTGCTTACAATGGTGCCGTTGCCTCAGTAACGGGCAAAGACCATTCTCTGGCACGCGCTTTTGCGGATCAGGGCCGGATTTTGCCCGGATCCAGCGAATATAACACCGCCAAAGATCGCCTGATCCAGACGCGCGGATTGGCCGGTGCCGGAATTCTTAGCGAATGCAGCCTGCGCCATGTGGAAGGAATGTATGATTTCAGTTCAGTATTAAAGTTCATCAACTTCCAGGTAGGCGGAAATTATCGCAAATATTATCTGAACACGGGCGGGACGCTTTTTGATGATAAAGACAAAAACCTCACTAATGAAGAATACGGTGTTTTTGCCCAAGCTTCCAAATCGCTCTGGAAAGATGTTTTGAAACTGACTGTTTCGGGGCGTTATGATAAGAATGAGAATTTTGACGGCCGTTTTACGCCACGCGCATCGGCGGTTATTTCTCCGAATGAAAACCATCATTTCCGCGCTTCCTACCAGACCGGTTTCCGCAACCCGACCATTGGCGATCAATACATTAAACTGAATGTAGGCCCGATCATCATTCTGGGTGGTGCGCCGGTTAACTCTGCCGGATTGAATGCTTATGAAAACTCGGTGACCATTGCTTCTTTCGGGGCATTTGCAAGTGCTTTTGGCGCTGATATGGCGAAAGGAACGCCATTTCCACAAGCCGTTGCCAACAATAAAGACAAGCTGGTGAAATCAAATGTTCCTTATATCAAATCGGAAAAAGTGAAAAGCTATGAGTTTGGTTATAAAGGAATCATTGCTAAAAAACTGCTATTTGACGTCAATTACTATTATAGCCAATACACGGATTTCATGATCAACACCGTTGTGGCGAGGGCGAAATCAGACATTCTTTTGCCGGATGGAAAAGTGAATCCAGCTGCTGCTGCTGAATTGTTGGGAGCCGATAGACAGCTTTTTCAACTTTATACCAATGCAGCCGATAAAGTTTCAATTCAAGGCGTAAGCGCGGGACTGACTTACTCGCTTCCCAAAAATTACAAGATCAGTGCCAACGCAACCTGGATCGATTTCAACATTGGCGACGCAGATCAAAACAACGTTCCCGCATTCAACACGCCGGAATGGAAAACCAACGTGATCTTCGGAAATTCTAAAGTGACTGACAAAATCGGATTTAATGTGGCATGGCACTGGCAAAGCAGCTTCGACTGGTATGGCACATTCACCGAAATGCAGCCGGGCAAAGTGAAGAGCTACAACTTGCTGGATGCACAAGTTAGCTATCGCATTCCAAGCCTGAAAACGATCGTAAAACTGGGTGCATCGAATTTGACAAACCAATACATTGTGCAGGCATACGGCTCTCCGGCAGTGGGCGGATTATATTATGTGAGTCTCAATTTCGATCAGCTTTTCAGATAA
- a CDS encoding MFS transporter: protein METLELTNLEEKKTSSKWLAFGLCVVSYMMSGTVSTLMSVYLPVAIPELKGQAVSQAELGEIGAYVNAIFLYGWMVGGLLFGFVSDRIGRVKSLTLVVGLYGVSTCLVTIVPDWYSLLALRFFAGMGIGGVLLITTVYISEIWQDKNKAVMLGILAVFFPVGIVTTGSLNLIFSDWRSAFAVGVIPVVIAVLVFFLLPESDKWRLTKTNTKKPEGLFFESNRANLLSGSLIFGSVLIGLWGIFSWLPTWVQTLLAAGQDGQKERGLVMILLGIGGITGGIFSGILINKFGKKATLMFTFGTCLIMCCILFLTNSTFSSIIYFETALLAFCFGISQGALSSYIPELFPVSIRGTATGFCFNVGRFFTATAVFFIGSLVAVLGGFGNALLVFTIPFLVALIVTARSK from the coding sequence ATGGAAACATTGGAACTAACCAATCTGGAAGAAAAGAAAACAAGCTCGAAATGGCTCGCATTTGGCTTATGCGTAGTGAGTTACATGATGAGCGGGACGGTTTCTACATTGATGTCGGTTTACTTGCCCGTTGCCATTCCTGAACTCAAAGGGCAGGCAGTTTCCCAGGCTGAACTTGGTGAGATCGGCGCTTATGTGAATGCGATATTCCTGTATGGCTGGATGGTCGGCGGCCTTTTGTTTGGCTTTGTCAGCGACCGCATCGGACGGGTGAAATCACTGACATTGGTCGTTGGGCTTTATGGCGTTTCCACTTGCCTCGTAACCATTGTTCCGGATTGGTACAGCTTGCTGGCATTGCGGTTTTTTGCCGGGATGGGCATAGGCGGCGTTTTGCTGATCACCACCGTTTACATTTCAGAGATTTGGCAAGACAAAAATAAAGCGGTTATGCTGGGAATTCTGGCCGTTTTCTTTCCGGTTGGGATTGTAACAACAGGCAGCCTGAACCTGATTTTCTCAGATTGGAGAAGTGCTTTTGCAGTGGGCGTAATCCCGGTTGTTATTGCTGTGCTGGTGTTTTTCCTGCTACCCGAATCGGACAAATGGCGTTTGACAAAAACTAACACCAAAAAGCCGGAAGGCCTGTTTTTTGAAAGCAACCGAGCCAATTTGCTTTCCGGTTCTCTGATTTTCGGTTCCGTGCTGATCGGGCTTTGGGGGATTTTCTCATGGTTACCAACTTGGGTGCAGACATTGCTAGCAGCAGGTCAGGACGGTCAGAAGGAGCGGGGGTTGGTGATGATTTTGCTGGGCATAGGCGGCATTACCGGCGGGATTTTTTCCGGGATTTTGATTAATAAATTTGGTAAAAAAGCCACCTTAATGTTCACTTTTGGCACTTGTCTGATCATGTGCTGCATTTTGTTTTTGACCAACAGCACATTTTCCAGCATCATTTACTTTGAAACAGCCTTGCTGGCTTTCTGTTTTGGGATCAGCCAGGGCGCGTTGTCAAGTTATATTCCTGAGCTGTTCCCGGTTTCGATCCGGGGAACGGCAACGGGCTTTTGCTTTAATGTGGGAAGGTTCTTTACGGCCACGGCGGTGTTTTTCATTGGCTCGCTGGTGGCGGTTTTGGGAGGTTTCGGGAATGCATTACTTGTGTTCACGATCCCGTTCCTGGTGGCGCTGATCGTCACTGCCAGAAGCAAATAA
- a CDS encoding DUF3179 domain-containing (seleno)protein has product MRKLLYLGIAGIILYEIAKVYFIMPMPGSQRMNSIEIAYFLHSWRWAFRIVFWLMIIAGCTTALSGNKKWVTLILLFVAGAVTYGTNYEMAADTMFYQPSQVILHNASQNKVKDERLVIGVEANGEAKAYPIQFIGYHHQVRDVLGGKPVIVTYCTVCRTGRVFEPIVEGKPDEFRLVGMDHFNAMFEDKNTGSWWRQANGEAIAGPLKGQMLPELPTTQTTVSQWFKLHPNSKIMQPDPTYQAKYDSMSRYESGKGKSTLTKTDTTAWKEKSWVVGVQAGKDSKAFDWNKLVKQRVINDRVGVTPVAVVIAADNKSFFAFQKPAGQEIAVRNDTLYAQNAAYNLLGKRVSGDGEDLKRVNAYQEFWHSWRTFHPHTQQY; this is encoded by the coding sequence ATGAGAAAATTACTTTACCTGGGCATTGCGGGAATCATCCTATACGAGATCGCAAAGGTGTATTTTATTATGCCGATGCCGGGAAGTCAGCGGATGAACAGCATTGAAATCGCTTACTTTCTGCATTCGTGGCGATGGGCTTTCCGGATCGTTTTCTGGCTGATGATCATTGCAGGCTGCACCACGGCATTATCTGGAAACAAAAAGTGGGTAACATTGATTTTGCTGTTTGTTGCGGGGGCGGTGACCTATGGCACAAACTATGAAATGGCGGCTGATACAATGTTCTATCAGCCTTCCCAAGTGATTTTACACAATGCTTCTCAAAATAAAGTGAAAGACGAACGCCTCGTGATTGGCGTCGAAGCTAATGGTGAGGCCAAAGCATATCCCATCCAATTTATCGGTTACCATCATCAGGTGCGCGACGTGCTCGGCGGTAAACCGGTGATAGTAACCTATTGCACTGTTTGCCGCACGGGAAGAGTTTTTGAGCCCATTGTGGAAGGAAAGCCGGACGAATTCAGACTTGTGGGAATGGATCATTTCAATGCCATGTTTGAAGACAAAAATACCGGAAGCTGGTGGAGACAAGCGAACGGGGAAGCCATTGCCGGACCACTAAAAGGACAAATGCTGCCCGAACTCCCAACGACGCAAACCACCGTTTCGCAATGGTTTAAACTTCATCCCAATAGCAAAATCATGCAGCCCGACCCGACTTATCAAGCCAAATATGATTCCATGAGCCGCTATGAGTCAGGAAAGGGAAAATCAACGCTGACCAAAACGGATACAACTGCCTGGAAAGAGAAATCCTGGGTCGTGGGTGTGCAAGCCGGAAAAGACAGCAAAGCATTTGACTGGAATAAGCTGGTTAAGCAGCGCGTCATTAATGATCGTGTTGGGGTGACGCCGGTCGCCGTGGTGATAGCAGCTGATAACAAGAGTTTTTTTGCATTTCAAAAGCCAGCCGGTCAGGAGATTGCCGTTCGGAATGATACACTATATGCGCAAAATGCTGCTTACAATCTGCTCGGAAAACGTGTTTCGGGGGATGGCGAAGATCTGAAACGGGTGAATGCATATCAGGAATTTTGGCACAGTTGGCGGACTTTTCACCCTCATACACAGCAATATTGA
- a CDS encoding TonB-dependent receptor family protein — protein sequence MMNIKSTLITLVVLSGSLGVAFAQENQNKKQDAEKVLDLNEVTIEERKNVIHTESLPDVQNAYIHAGKKSEVIQLGGVNGNIAEKTGRQIFAKIPGVFVYDMDGSGNQINISTRGLDPHRSWEYNIRQNGVITNSDMYGYPASHYSPAMESIERIELVRGTSSLQYGAQFGGMINYVTKGPDTTKAFSFESINSVGSFGLFSSYNAIGGKVGKLVYSAYYQTRHSNGYRRNAKSDAESQFISLAYEFNRSLRIKAELGRSSYVYQIPGPLTDAMFAADPRQSTRSRNFFNPDIYIPSIVLDWQISPETQLKFTNSGVYGSRNSVMFDAFANVSDTINPATKSYKARQVDIDNFKSFTSELRILHHYDIARFKNVLSGGVQIMHNNLRRRQLGKGTTGSDFDLTLTDPAFGRDLYMKTNNVALFLENMIYLTPRWTVSPGLRYENGATDMTGKISYYDPGNLPNKIKHNFPLFGISSQYRLDPQNRIYGGISQAYRPVVFKDIIPGSVLEKVDKNLKDAYGYNVEAGISGGTKNLRYDIGIFQVLINNRMGTVSMREGANAYILRTVTGDTRTRGVEAYIEYVPLRINTSSTPTELSIFTSTSYFDASYTKGNAVVNGENTSVAGNNVEGVPTWISRNGVQLLYKKLSVTCQYSYVSSNFANPLNTVEPSANGTIGKVPGYGLLDLNATLHINGNYTLRMGVNNITDKQYFTKRPTMYPGAGVWSSDGRSFGLSFGIKI from the coding sequence ATGATGAACATTAAATCTACGCTTATTACGCTGGTTGTGCTTTCGGGATCTTTGGGAGTCGCATTTGCGCAGGAAAATCAAAATAAAAAACAGGATGCCGAGAAAGTGCTGGACCTGAACGAAGTAACGATTGAAGAACGTAAAAATGTAATCCATACCGAAAGCCTTCCCGATGTCCAGAACGCCTACATTCACGCGGGAAAAAAGAGTGAAGTAATCCAGCTGGGCGGTGTGAACGGCAACATCGCCGAAAAAACGGGCCGACAGATTTTCGCCAAGATTCCGGGCGTGTTTGTCTATGACATGGATGGAAGCGGAAATCAGATCAACATTTCAACCCGCGGGCTGGATCCGCACCGTTCCTGGGAATACAACATCCGGCAAAATGGCGTCATCACCAATTCCGATATGTACGGTTATCCGGCCAGCCATTACAGCCCGGCCATGGAATCCATCGAGCGCATTGAGCTGGTAAGGGGCACTTCTTCGCTGCAGTATGGCGCGCAGTTTGGCGGTATGATCAATTATGTGACCAAAGGTCCGGATACAACCAAAGCATTTTCCTTCGAAAGCATTAATTCGGTGGGGTCTTTCGGGCTTTTCAGCTCCTATAATGCCATTGGCGGCAAAGTAGGGAAGCTTGTTTACTCGGCATATTACCAAACACGACATTCAAACGGATACAGAAGGAATGCCAAATCGGATGCGGAATCTCAGTTTATAAGTCTGGCTTATGAATTCAACAGGTCACTGCGCATTAAAGCGGAACTAGGACGCTCTTCTTATGTGTACCAAATTCCAGGCCCGCTGACCGACGCCATGTTTGCGGCTGATCCGAGGCAATCGACGCGTTCGAGAAACTTTTTTAACCCCGACATTTACATTCCGTCCATCGTTCTGGATTGGCAGATCAGCCCGGAAACACAGTTGAAGTTTACCAATTCCGGCGTTTACGGATCGCGGAACAGCGTCATGTTTGATGCATTTGCCAATGTTTCCGATACAATTAATCCCGCAACGAAATCTTACAAAGCGCGTCAGGTTGATATTGATAATTTCAAAAGCTTCACCTCCGAACTTCGGATTTTACATCATTATGACATTGCCCGATTTAAAAACGTGCTTTCGGGTGGCGTGCAGATCATGCATAATAATCTGCGCAGAAGGCAACTGGGCAAAGGCACAACCGGCAGCGACTTTGATCTGACATTGACAGATCCGGCTTTTGGCAGAGATCTCTATATGAAGACGAATAATGTTGCGCTGTTTCTGGAAAACATGATCTATCTGACGCCAAGGTGGACCGTTTCACCGGGATTGCGTTATGAAAATGGCGCCACGGACATGACGGGAAAGATTAGTTATTATGATCCGGGAAACCTTCCCAACAAGATCAAACACAATTTTCCGCTTTTCGGAATAAGCTCGCAATACAGGCTGGATCCCCAGAACCGCATTTACGGAGGCATTTCACAGGCGTATCGGCCGGTTGTTTTCAAGGACATTATTCCAGGGTCTGTTTTGGAAAAAGTGGATAAAAATCTGAAAGACGCATATGGCTATAATGTGGAAGCAGGCATCAGCGGAGGCACGAAAAACCTGCGGTACGACATCGGCATTTTCCAGGTTCTGATCAACAACAGGATGGGAACCGTTTCCATGCGTGAAGGCGCAAACGCGTACATTCTGCGCACGGTAACCGGCGATACGCGCACACGTGGCGTGGAAGCATACATTGAATATGTGCCACTCCGCATCAACACGTCATCCACGCCCACGGAACTGTCTATTTTTACTTCAACCTCCTATTTTGACGCGAGTTACACGAAAGGAAATGCGGTTGTAAATGGCGAAAATACGAGCGTAGCAGGCAACAATGTAGAAGGCGTCCCAACCTGGATTTCCCGGAATGGTGTGCAGCTTTTGTATAAAAAACTGTCCGTAACCTGCCAATACAGCTACGTAAGCTCCAATTTTGCCAACCCCTTAAACACAGTTGAGCCTTCCGCCAATGGCACCATTGGTAAAGTGCCGGGTTACGGGCTCCTTGACCTGAATGCAACATTGCATATCAACGGCAATTACACATTGCGTATGGGTGTGAACAACATTACCGATAAACAATATTTCACCAAACGCCCCACCATGTATCCCGGCGCAGGCGTTTGGAGTTCGGATGGGCGGAGTTTTGGGTTGTCGTTTGGGATCAAGATTTAA
- a CDS encoding pyridoxamine 5'-phosphate oxidase family protein: protein MADKTLKDVSEVMKDIDLCMLTTTTSDGALASRPMSNNGEVEYDGNSYFFTWEGSRMVSDIELDNGVNLTFQGGTDIWISVSGKAEVTREREDMEEHWVSDLDQWFEEGLDTPGIAMITVKAKRIKYWQGEDEGEVKL from the coding sequence ATGGCAGATAAAACTTTGAAAGATGTAAGCGAGGTAATGAAGGATATAGATCTCTGCATGCTTACAACCACCACTTCCGACGGCGCGCTGGCTTCAAGGCCAATGAGTAACAACGGGGAAGTGGAATACGATGGAAACTCTTATTTTTTTACGTGGGAAGGCTCCCGGATGGTCAGCGACATTGAGCTGGATAATGGGGTTAACCTTACATTCCAAGGCGGTACGGACATTTGGATCTCCGTTTCAGGCAAAGCCGAAGTAACGCGTGAGCGCGAAGACATGGAAGAACATTGGGTGAGCGATCTGGATCAGTGGTTTGAAGAAGGACTCGATACACCCGGCATTGCGATGATTACCGTAAAGGCCAAAAGAATAAAATACTGGCAGGGTGAGGATGAGGGAGAAGTAAAGTTATAA